From one Solanum stenotomum isolate F172 chromosome 12, ASM1918654v1, whole genome shotgun sequence genomic stretch:
- the LOC125846790 gene encoding isovalerate--CoA ligase AAE2-like, which translates to MCMQVSMDLQTESMEGLLKCSSVNYVPLTPISFLERAANVFRGRTSIIDGASVKYNWEETYDRCIKLASALSELGISRGDMVATLARNVYAMQELHFAVPMAGAVICTLNTRHDSGMLSVLLKHSETKVIFVDQHLLQLAQGALNILANEKVTPPLLVVISESNNSYHTIVNSNSYEYESLLESGNSEFSVRWPTSEFDPISVNYTSGTTSRPKGVVYSHRGAYLNTIATFLLHEMSSWPVYLWTVPTFHCNGWCLTWGLAALGGTSICLRQVYPKDIFENIAEHKVTHMSGAPTVLNMLVNSPVSDRKPLPHSVNIMTGGSPPPPQIISKMEELGFRVHHLYGLTETYGPGTYCLWRSEWDSLPPNEKYKLKARQGVQHLCSGAVDVMDPLTMEKVPEDGKTIGEIMFRGNTVMSGYLKDEEVTKEAFKGGWFHSGDLAVKHPDGYIEVKDRLKDIVISGGENISTVEVERVLYSHPAIFETAVVARPDNHWGQTPCAFVKLKDGSNVSDQEIINFCRDNLPHYMAPRTVIFQDLPKTSTGKIQKFILREKARALGSLC; encoded by the exons ATGTGCATGCAGGTATCGATGGATCTACAAACTGAATCTATGGAGGGTTTACTTAAATGTTCATCTGTAAACTATGTTCCATTGACACCTATAAGTTTTTTGGAGAGAGCAGCAAATGTGTTTAGAGGAAGAACTTCAATTATTGATGGAGCTTCTGTGAAGTATAATTGGGAAGAGACATATGATAGATGCATAAAACTTGCTTCTGCTTTGTCTGAGCTTGGCATTTCTCGTGGGGATATG GTTGCAACATTGGCTCGAAATGTATATGCAATGCAAGAGCTACATTTTGCAGTACCAATGGCTGGAGCAGTTATTTGTACATTGAATACCCGTCATGATTCAGGTATGTTATCAGTACTTCTGAAACATTCTGAAACAAAGGTAATATTTGTGGATCAACACTTGCTGCAACTTGCTCAAGGAGCATTAAATATTCTTGCTAATGAAAAAGTAACACCACCTCTTCTTGTTGTGATCTCTGAATCTAACAATTCTTATCATACTATTGTTAATTCGAATTCTTACGAATATGAAAGCCTCCTGGAAAGTGGTAATAGCGAATTCTCTGTAAGGTGGCCAACAAGTGAATTTGATCCTATTAGTGTTAACTATACTTCTGGAACAACGTCGCGACCCAAAGGGGTTGTTTACAGTCACAGAGGTGCATATCTCAATACCATTGCTACCTTTCtgcttcatgagatgagttcATGGCCTGTTTACCTTTGGACCGTCCCAACGTTTCACTGCAACGGATGGTGCCTGACTTGGGGTCTAGCAGCACTTGGTGGCACCAGCATTTGCCTCAGACAGGTTTATCCAAAAGACATATTTGAAAACATAGCAGAGCACAAGGTCACACACATGAGTGGGGCACCAACTGTTCTGAACATGCTTGTGAATTCACCCGTAAGCGACAGAAAACCACTTCCTCACAGTGTTAACATAATGACAGGTGGTTCACCACCACCTCCACAAATCATTTCCAAAATGGAGGAACTCGGGTTTCGAGTACACCACTTATATGGACTAACAGAGACATATGGTCCAGGTACATATTGTTTGTGGAGGTCTGAGTGGGATTCTTTACCACCAAATGAAAAGTACAAACTGAAAGCAAGACAAGGGGTGCAACATCTTTGTTCAGGAGCAGTGGATGTGATGGACCCTCTTACAATGGAGAAAGTACCAGAAGATGGTAAAACAAtaggtgaaattatgtttagaggGAATACTGTAATGAGTGGATAtctaaaagatgaagaagtaacAAAAGAAGCTTTTAAAGGTGGATGGTTTCATAGTGGTGATTTGGCTGTTAAACATCCTGATGGATACATAGAAGTTAAGGACAGATTGAAAGATATCGTAATCTCTGGTGGAGAAAACATAAGCACGGTAGAGGTGGAAAGAGTTCTGTATAGTCATCCAGCAATTTTTGAAACAGCAGTGGTTGCGCGACCAGATAATCACTGGGGGCAGACACCTTGTGCATTTGTGAAGTTGAAGGATGGTTCTAATGTTAGTGATCAAGAAATTATCAACTTCTGCAGGGATAACTTGCCTCATTACATGGCACCTCGAACAGTCATATTTCAAGATCTCCCGAAAACTTCAACAGGCAAGATTCAAAAATTCATTCTAAGAGAGAAAGCCAGAGCTTTGGGAAGTCTTTGCTGA
- the LOC125846799 gene encoding isocitrate dehydrogenase [NAD] regulatory subunit 1, mitochondrial-like has protein sequence MARKSFPILKQLIQQSTNRCFTSSASPRAVTLIPGDGVGPLVTDSVEQVMQAMKAPVYFERYEVRGDMKCIPKEVIDSIKKNKVCLKGGLKTPVGGGVSSLNVQMRKELDLYASIVHCFTLPGLPTRHEDVDIVVIRENTEGEYAGLEHEVVPGVVESLKVITKYCSERIAKFAFEYADVNKRKKVTAVHKANIMKLADGLFLESCREIAAKYPEIQYEEIIVDNCCMQLVSRPEQFDVMVTPNLYGNLIANTAAGIAGGTGVMPGGNVGADQAVFEQGASAGNVGNEKILKLKKANPVALLLSSAMMLRHLEFPSFADRLETAVRHVIEEGKFRTKDVGGDSTTQEVVDAIIAALD, from the exons ATGGCTCGGAAATCCTTTCCGATCCTGAAACAACTCATCCAACAATCGACCAATCGTTGTTTCACCTCTAGCGCTTCGCCGCGAGCCGTCACGCTGATCCCAGGCGATGGCGTTGGTCCACTGGTAACCGATTCAGTCGAACAAGTGATGCAGGCGATGAAGGCACCTGTTTACTTTGAGCGATACGAAGTGCGTGGTGATATGAAGTGTATACCGAAGGAAGTAATTGATTCGATTAAGAAGAATAAGGTTTGTCTGAAAGGAGGGTTAAAAACTCCGGTTGGCGGAGGTGTTAGTTCGCTAAATGTGCAAATGAGGAAAGAGCTTGATTTGTACGCTTCCATTGTGCATTGTTTTACTCTGCCAGGGTTGCCTACGCGGCATGAAGATGTGGATATTGTTGTGATTAGGGAGAACACTGAGGGAGAGTATGCTGGCCTTGAGCACGAGGTTGTTCCTGGTGTCGTTGAGAGCCTTAAG GTGATAACAAAATATTGCTCAGAACGAATAGCAAAATTTGCGTTTGAGTATGCTGATGTgaacaaaagaaagaaggtCACAGCTGTGCACAAAGCCAACATTATGAAACTTGCAGATGGTCTATTCTTAGAATCCTGTAGGGAAATTGCAGCTAAATATCCAGAAATACAGTATGAGGAGATTATTGTGGATAATTGCTGCATGCAACTTGTCTCAAGGCCGGAGCAATTTGATGTCATG GTGACTCCCAACCTCTATGGAAATTTGATTGCAAATACGGCTGCTGGCATAGCTGGTGGCACAGGAGTCATGCCAGGAG GTAATGTTGGCGCCGATCAAGCAGTTTTTGAGCAAGGTGCTTCAGCTGGGAATGTCGGCAACGAAAAGATATTGAAGCTTAAGAAAGCAAATCCAGTGGCACTTCTTCTGTCGTCGGCAATGATGCTGAGACATCTTGAATTTCCGTCATTTGCTGATCGTTTAGAAACTGCTGTAAGACATGTAATAGAAGAGGGAAAATTCAGGACAAAGGATGTTGGAGGGGATAGCACCACCCAAGAAGTTGTTGATGCAATTATAGCTGCTTTAGACTAA